The Malus sylvestris chromosome 8, drMalSylv7.2, whole genome shotgun sequence genomic interval CAGACTGTTCATTGAAGTTTTTTCTTGCATACATAGCGGGCGCGGTTTGTTATTTCGCGAGAAAATTAAATGGCCTCATGTGCTAAAGCGTGACGAACAAACAAACATTAAACACATATAACAATTCAAATGTTTCATATGTGAAATCATACAGCCATGTAGCGAGATATAAGGTAGTAATTTAAAAAGTAGGAAACACAGAGTGAATCTGATGATATTGTGCAAGGATGTAGCTCAGTTTCTACCGACCTTCATCTTCAAAGGTATCAGTAATGGATCCGTGAGAGTAGCAAGCTTGTTGTGGAAGTTGAGGCAGTAGATGTTCATGCATATTTTGGGGAAGTTCCGGCAAGGGTGCTTCGAGCTGAAGAACCTTCATCACTTGTCCTGCTTTTGGTCTCTCCTCGTGGTCGGGGCGAGTGCACCATAATCCTACAACTAACAAGcattcaatttcatttttatcGAAATTCATACACAATCTCTCGTCAGCCACGTCGAGAAGATTTCCTGCAAGGTACAGCTTCCAAACCCAACTGAAGAGCGGCTCATGATATCCGGCATCCTGGTAAGTTCTCCTTCCACATGCAAGTTCCAAGGCCACAACTCCGAAACTAAACATATCAGATTCCTTAGTGGCCATCCCTCCTTTCGCATATTCCGGTGCCATGTAGCCGTAAGTCCCTACCACCCCTGTTGTTTGAGTCCTGACCGGGGGATCCACAAGCTTCGCAAACCCAAAATCACCAAGCTTAGCGCTGAAATCGTTGTCCAACAGGACATTAGCTGATTTGATATCCCTATGAAGAACACACCGCTCTGCATCTTCATGTAGATAATGAAGCGCCGAGGCCAAGCCTAAAGCTATTTTATATCTGAAACTCCATTGCAGGGTTGTTCTAGGGCCAAATAGATGCATGTCAAGGCTGCCATTAGGCATGTACGAGTAAACAAGTAAGCATTCGCCTTCCTCGTGACACCATCCAATGAACTGCACCAGATTCTTGTGTATCAAACGACTTATTATTTTTACTTCAGTGGTGAAGATTTTCTCATGGTTCTTAATCGTGGCAAAGATTCTCTTCACAGCAACCGCACATCCAAGATCTTGTAATATTCCTTCATAAACTTGTCCTGACCCTCCTTGGCCTAGCTTTCTATCGTCCTCAAAGCCATTGGTTGCTGCAACTAATTCTTTGTAAGAAAACCGTTTCGGAAATGCCAGTTTCTCAAGATTCAAATCATTCGAGTGCTTTGCATGTCCATCATTCCGATTTCTTCGCTTCTTAACCACCAACAAACAGAAAAGCATGGCTACACCAAGCATCAAAACGAAGGAAGAAGCTACAACTGCCGTGATCAAGATTGCCTTCttcgttttcttttccttctgttTGATGGTTACCTCAACAGAATCCAAATTGGAATTGAATTCCCATGAACTTATAACATGCCGCTGCTTGTGAACAGCAGAAGCAGAAAATCCAATTGTAACCTGTTCGGGGAGAACCTTTCGCAAGTCAATGAcagaaaaaagagaagagtTGTCCACAAAAACAGGGTTTACGTCGTATCTCCAAAACACACTGAGGTTGTTGGAGGAAGCATTGTAAGTTATCCATGCATGACCAACGCTCTCACTTTTGTTTCTAAAATCCCAACTGCCACTAACCGTGGAGGAAATCTGATTCACGTTGATCCCCACGTGCGGCGCAGGTGGATCCCACTCGTTTCTTAAGGTATCAAACTCAACAGCTACAATATGGTTTTGTGACACTACAAGATTAGTTGTTTTGTTGAACAATCCTAGATTACCGCTGTGGGAGTTGGGCGGAATAGGATAGCCAACGGGTGCAAGAAAAAAGGCAAAACCGTCGCCAATAGTGTTCGGACTGTCGCCAAAATTGACAGTAAACGTGAAATGAGTTTCGAAGTCTGCGAGCAAGCTCGTAGTAGAGTCCCATAACTGCAGAGGCTCTGAATACGTAGCTCGCCCGACACAGGGTGACCCCAGCTGCTGGTTGAGTTCGATCCTTGTGTAGGAGAGACGGGCATCGCCCGCGTTGTGTATTTTATTTGAGCCAGAGTCGAATTGTGGGAAGCTGAAGGAAAGTGGATTGGCAAAGGGAGCGAAAAGATGGATGGAAAGGAAGAAGACACTAAAAATGTAGCGCTTGTTTGAGTAGTGAAAGATCATTGTCTGATAGTTTAGGATGAAATTGGTGCAAAGTTTCAGTAAAAAAGAGAACTGCAGAAAAAGGCCTAAACAACTTTGAAACAGCAAAGAAAAATACGAGGAATATGATAAGTGGTATACACTTATTGACTGATTAAATAGTCTTATGCACTAATTAAAGCCGTCTTATCTCTTATTGGTTGAACCTTGGCAGGGACGGAGCTACAATTTCTTTTAGTGGGGTATCCCGAAAATCAACTAAGAAAACCTTATTATAGTATGACTTATACTCAATATGATAATAGAGATGCTTTCAAATGATGATGTATCACAATTccatgttacaaaaatttcaatatagtagTGGAAAGTGGAAAAGTGGTGTGAAAAATATTAATACATGATAGGCGGGAGTGAGTTTTTCAGtttgaatgacatgagtaagaGCACTTTTACTCATATAATATTTGACATGGAGTATAAGTGATATGAAGGTATGTTGGATATtagatacatatattttcttcaaagataACACGTGTATATTATATAACTCTAGTCATCAACTTAATAAACGAATTACTTGAGTGGGGACATCTACCCCCAGTGAGCCTTCATTGGCTTTGTCCATGACCTTGGCCGACCTTGTTTACTCTTATCTTCATACTCGAATATCATATTCTCCTCTTACTTTACATGAATTTGGCGTTctaatatcgtttgtaaaaaaaaaaaaaaaaaaaaaaagagtaatctGCAAACAAAAATAGCGAcagttaatttattttatttactatacaaaaaaggaaaagaacaaTAGTGACGATGCAGCTTACCCCAAAAGTTGATGCGTGCGAGCCTCTAGAAtcttaattaaatagtttagGAGGATATTCAACTCCAAAGACCGACCAATTCAACTAAAAGAGACCGACCAATTCAAAGTCACTTAAcgagtgaaaaaaaaaggaacaagaCATACTTGTTGTGCttggatagcaccaaacccgttggaaccaactcaagctaacccacaggaaattta includes:
- the LOC126632410 gene encoding L-type lectin-domain containing receptor kinase IX.1-like, which codes for MIFHYSNKRYIFSVFFLSIHLFAPFANPLSFSFPQFDSGSNKIHNAGDARLSYTRIELNQQLGSPCVGRATYSEPLQLWDSTTSLLADFETHFTFTVNFGDSPNTIGDGFAFFLAPVGYPIPPNSHSGNLGLFNKTTNLVVSQNHIVAVEFDTLRNEWDPPAPHVGINVNQISSTVSGSWDFRNKSESVGHAWITYNASSNNLSVFWRYDVNPVFVDNSSLFSVIDLRKVLPEQVTIGFSASAVHKQRHVISSWEFNSNLDSVEVTIKQKEKKTKKAILITAVVASSFVLMLGVAMLFCLLVVKKRRNRNDGHAKHSNDLNLEKLAFPKRFSYKELVAATNGFEDDRKLGQGGSGQVYEGILQDLGCAVAVKRIFATIKNHEKIFTTEVKIISRLIHKNLVQFIGWCHEEGECLLVYSYMPNGSLDMHLFGPRTTLQWSFRYKIALGLASALHYLHEDAERCVLHRDIKSANVLLDNDFSAKLGDFGFAKLVDPPVRTQTTGVVGTYGYMAPEYAKGGMATKESDMFSFGVVALELACGRRTYQDAGYHEPLFSWVWKLYLAGNLLDVADERLCMNFDKNEIECLLVVGLWCTRPDHEERPKAGQVMKVLQLEAPLPELPQNMHEHLLPQLPQQACYSHGSITDTFEDEGR